A genome region from Schistocerca nitens isolate TAMUIC-IGC-003100 chromosome 4, iqSchNite1.1, whole genome shotgun sequence includes the following:
- the LOC126253616 gene encoding cuticle protein 18.7-like: MKVLVVLCAVVAAAVAKPGYLGLGAAHSYAAAPAIAAAAHTYAAAPAIAAPAVAYSAAPAVVAAGPNYAGYAAYGPANIVIGSDGIPLDTPEVAASKAAHLNAVAETRARDAIVNSAAVVAAAPVVAAAPAIAAAPAIAAAPAVIDARTYAAPAIAAAPAVIDARTYAAHAIAAAPAVIAARTYAAPAIAAAPAAVAYSAVHPGYAAYGSANIVIGPNGVPLDTPEVAAGKVANAVAHIEAKVRNGDLLG, from the exons ATGAAGGTCCTG GTCGTACTCTGCGCCGTGGTGGCCGCGGCGGTGGCGAAGCCCGGATACCTGGGACTGGGCGCCGCCCACAGCTATGCCGCCGCCCCCGCCATAGCGGCCGCGGCCCACACctacgccgccgcccccgccatcgccgCCCCTGCAGTGGCCTACTCTGCCGCCCCTGCAGTCGTGGCTGCCGGCCCCAACTACGCCGGCTACGCCGCCTACGGCCCCGCCAACATCGTCATCGGCTCTGACGGCATTCCTCTCGACACCCCAGAGGTCGCTGCCTCCAAGGCCGCCCACCTGAACGCCGTCGCCGAGACCAGGGCTCGCGACGCTATCGTCAACAGCGCCGCTGTGGTTGCTGCCGCCCCTGtggtcgccgccgcccccgccatcgccgccgcccccgccatcgccgccgcccccgccgtaaTTGACGCTAGGacctacgccgcccccgccatcgccgccgcccccgccgtaaTTGACGCTAGGACCTACGCCGCGCATGccatcgccgccgcccccgccgtcatTGCTGCTAGGACCTACGCTGCCCCCGCCATTGCCGCTGCACCTGCAGCTGTCGCTTACTCTGCCGTCCATCCCGGTTACGCCGCCTATGGCTCGGCCAACATCGTCATCGGACCCAATGGCGTGCCCCTGGACACCCCTGAGGTAGCTGCCGGCAAGGTGGCCAACGCCGTCGCTCACATAGAAGCCAAGGTCCGCAACGGTGACCTGCTGGGCTGA